The Bubalus bubalis isolate 160015118507 breed Murrah chromosome 1, NDDB_SH_1, whole genome shotgun sequence genome includes a region encoding these proteins:
- the SLITRK3 gene encoding SLIT and NTRK-like protein 3 — MMKPSIAEMLHRGRMLWIILLSTIALGWTTPIPLIEDSEEIDEPCFDPCYCEVKESLFHIHCDSKGFTNISQITEFWSRPFKLYLQRNSMRKLYTNSFLHLNNAVSINLGNNALQDIQTGAFNGLKILKRLYLHENKLDVFRNDTFLGLESLEYLQADYNVIKRIESGAFRNLSKLRVLILNDNLIPMLPTNLFKAVSLTHLDLRGNRLKVLFYRGMLDHIGRSLMELQLEENPWNCTCEIVQLKSWLERIPYTALVGDITCETPFHFHGKDLREIRKTELCPLLSDSEVEASLGIPHLSSNKENAWPTKPSSMLSSVHFTASSVEYKSSNKQPKPTKQPRTPRPPSTSQALYPGPNQPPIAPYQTRPPIPIICPTGCTCNLHINDLGLTVNCKERGFNNISELLPRPLNAKKLYLSSNLIQKIYRSDFWNFSSLDLLHLGNNRISYVQDGAFINLPNLKSLFLNGNDIEKLTPGMFRGLQSLHYLYFEFNVIREIQPAAFSLMPNLKLLFLNNNLLRTLPTDAFAGTSLARLNLRKNYFLYLPVAGVLEHLNAIVQIDLNENPWDCTCDLVPFKQWIETISSVSVVGDVLCRSPENLTHRDVRTIELEVLCPEMLHIAPAGASPAQPGDAHLAGGPTSASPYEFSPPGGPVPLSVLILSLLVLFFSAVFVAAGLFAYVLRRRRKKLPFRSKRQEGVDLTGIQMQCHRLFEDGGGGGGGNGGGGRPTISSPEKAPPVGHVYEYIPHPVTQMCNNPIYKPREEEEVVVSSGPEAGGAERGAPVTQPPGMGEVLLGSEQFAETPKENHSNYRTLLEKEKEWALAVSSSQLNTIVTMNHHHPHPHHSAVGGVSGVVAGTGGDLVGFRHHEKNGGVVLFPPGGGCGGSSMLLDRERPQPAPCTVGFVDCLYGTVPKLKELHVHPPGMQYPDLQQDARLKETLLFSAGKGFTDHQTQKSDYLELRAKLQTKPDYLEVLEKTTYRF; from the coding sequence ATGATGAAACCTTCTATAGCTGAGATGCTTCACAGAGGGAGGATGTTGTGGATAATTCTTCTAAGCACaattgctttaggatggactaccCCGATTCCCCTGATAGAGGACTCAGAGGAAATAGATGAGCCCTGTTTTGATCCATGCTACTGTGAAGTTAAAGAAAGCCTCTTTCATATACATTGTGACAGCAAAGGATTTACAAATATTAGTCAGATTACTGAGTTCTGGTCAAGACCTTTTAAACTGTATCTGCAGAGAAATTCAATGAGGAAATTGTACACCAACAGTTTTCTTCATTTGAATAATGCTGTGTCCATTAACCTTGGGAACAATGCATTGCAGGACATTCAAACAGGAGCTTTCAACGGTCTTAAGATTTTAAAGAGACTGTATCTTCACGAGAACAAGCTAGACGTCTTCAGAAATGACACCTTCCTTGGCTTGGAAAGTCTGGAATATCTTCAGGCAGACTACAATGTAATTAAACGTATTGAGAGTGGGGCATTTCGGAATCTAAGTAAATTGAGAGTTCTGATTTTAAATGATAATCTCATTCCCATGCTTCCAACAAATTTATTTAAGGCTGTCTCCTTAACCCACTTGGACCTGCGTGGAAACAGgttaaaagttcttttttacCGAGGAATGCTAGACCACATTGGCAGAAGCCTGATGGAGCTCCAGCTGGAAGAAAATCCCTGGAACTGTACATGTGAAATCGTGCAACTGAAGAGTTGGCTGGAACGCATTCCTTACACTGCCCTGGTGGGAGATATCACCTGTGAGActcctttccattttcatggaaAGGACCTGCGAGAAATCAGGAAAACAGAACTCTGTCCCTTGTTGTCTGACTCTGAGGTGGAGGCTAGTTTGGGGATTCCCCACTTGTCATCAAACAAGGAGAATGCATGGCCAACTAAGCCTTCCTCAATGctgtcctctgtccattttaCTGCTTCTTCTGTTGAATACAAGTCCTCAAATAAACAGCCCAAACCCACCAAACAGCCTCGAACACCAAGGCCACCGTCCACATCTCAAGCTTTATACCCTGGTCCAAACCAACCTCCCATTGCTCCTTATCAGACCAGACCACCCATTCCCATTATATGCCCTACTGGGTGTACCTGTAATTTGCATATCAATGACCTTGGTTTGACTGTCAACTGCAAAGAGCGAGGATTTAATAACATTTCTGAACTTCTTCCAAGGCCTCTGAATGCCAAGAAATTGTACCTGAGTAGCAATCTGATTCAGAAAATATACCGTTCTGATTTTTGGAATTTCTCTTCCTTGGATCTCTTACATCTGGGGAACAATCGTATTTCTTATGTCCAGGATGGGGCCTTCATCAACCTGCCtaacctaaagagcctctttctCAATGGCAACGATATCGAGAAGCTGACTCCAGGCATGTTTCGAGGCCTACAGAGTTTGCACTACTTGTACTTTGAGTTCAACGTCATCCGGGAAATCCAGCCTGCAGCCTTCAGCCTCATGCCCAACTTGAAGCTGCTATTCCTCAACAATAACTTGCTGAGGACCCTGCCAACAGATGCCTTTGCAGGCACATCCCTGGCTCGGCTCAACTTGAGAAAGAACTACTTCCTCTATCTTCCTGTGGCTGGTGTCCTAGAACACTTGAATGCCATTGTCCAGATAGACCTCAACGAGAATCCTTGGGACTGTACCTGTGACCTGGTTCCCTTCAAACAGTGGATTGAAACCATCAGCTCAGTCAGTGTGGTGGGTGATGTCCTATGCAGGAGCCCTGAGAACCTCACCCACCGTGACGTGCGCACTATTGAACTGGAAGTTCTCTGCCCAGAGATGCTACACATCGCACCAGCTGGAGCATCCCCAGCTCAGCCTGGAGATGCTCACCTTGCTGGGGGGCCGACGAGTGCATCACCTTATGAGTTCTCTCCCCCTGGGGGCCCTGTGCCACTTTCTGTGTTGATTCTCAGCCTGCTGGTTCTGTTTTTTTCAgcagtctttgttgctgcaggccTCTTTGCCTATGTCCTCCGACGGCGCCGGAAGAAGCTGCCCTTTAGAAGCAAGAGGCAGGAAGGCGTGGACCTCACTGGCATCCAGATGCAATGCCATCGACTTTTTGaggatggtggaggtggtggaggtggaaATGGAGGTGGGGGCCGACCAACTATTTCCTCCCCAGAGAAGGCCCCTCCTGTGGGTCATGTATACGAGTACATTCCTCATCCCGTTACTCAGATGTGCAACAACCCCATCTACAAGCCtcgtgaggaggaggaggtggttgtTTCATCAGGGCCAGAGGCAGGGGGTGCAGAACGTGGGGCTCCTGTGACACAACCTCCGGGAATGGGGGAGGTTCTCCTAGGAAGTGAGCAGTTTGCTGAGACACCCAAGGAGAACCACAGCAACTACCGGACCttgctagaaaaagaaaaggagtggGCGCTGGCAGTGTCCAGCTCCCAGCTCAATACCATAGTGACCATGAATCATCATCACCCTCACCCTCACCACTCAGCAGTTGGTGGGGTTTCCGGGGTAGTTGCGGGAACTGGGGGAGACTTGGTTGGGTTCCGCCACCACGAGAAGAATGGCGGGGTGGTGCTCTTTCCTCCAGGGGGAGGTTGTGGTGGCAGCAGTATGCTACTAGACCGAGAAAGGCCACAACCAGCCCCCTGTACGGTGGGGTTTGTGGACTGTCTCTACGGCACAGTGCCCAAATTAAAGGAACTGCATGTCCATCCTCCTGGCATGCAATACCCAGACTTACAGCAGGACGCCAGGCTCAAAGAAACCCTTCTCTTCTCGGCTGGAAAGGGCTTCACAGACCACCAAACCCAAAAAAGTGATTACCTCGAGTTAAGGGCCAAACTTCAAACCAAGCCGGATTACCTCGAAGTCCTGGAGAAGACAACATATAGGttctaa